One stretch of Macrotis lagotis isolate mMagLag1 chromosome 7, bilby.v1.9.chrom.fasta, whole genome shotgun sequence DNA includes these proteins:
- the ARF5 gene encoding ADP-ribosylation factor 5 yields the protein MGLTVSALFSRIFGKKQMRILMVGLDAAGKTTILYKLKLGEIVTTIPTIGFNVETVEYKNICFTVWDVGGQDKIRPLWRHYFQNTQGLIFVVDSNDRERVQESADELQKMLQEDELREAVLLVFANKQDMPNAMPVSELTDKLGLQSLRSRTWYVQATCATQGTGLYDGLDWLSHELSKR from the exons ATGGGCCTCACGGTGTCCGCGCTCTTCTCGCGGATCTTCGGGAAGAAGCAGATGCGGATCCTCATGG TGGGCTTGGATGCCGCAGGCAAGACCACGATCCTCTACAAACTGAAGCTGGGCGAGATTGTCACCACCATCCCCACCATAG GCTTCAACGTGGAGACAGTGGAATATAAGAACATTTGTTTCACCGTCTGGGATGTGGGCGGCCAGGACAAGATTCGGCCTCTCTGGAGGCACTACTTCCAAAACACTCAG GGTCTTATCTTTGTAGTGGACAGTAATGACAGAGAGCGGGTTCAGGAATCTGCTGATGAACTTCAGAAGATG CTCCAGGAGGATGAGCTTCGGGAGGCTGTGCTGCTGGTGTTTGCAAATAAGCAGGACATGCCAAATGCGATGCCTGTGAGCGAACTGACTGACAAGTTGGGTTTGCAGAGCTTGCGGAGCCGGACT TGGTATGTCCAAGCAACCTGTGCTACCCAGGGTACAGGCCTGTATGATGGGCTGGACTGGCTGTCCCATGAGCTGTCAAAGCGCTAA
- the FSCN3 gene encoding fascin-3, with protein MEEEDWMHHGSQSEDQKIGLISWAGTYLTANNYGNKITAVAKSLGRRQTWETVVCNEQDEDFQAVVRLQSIYGHILLPDGDGSVYCGWPRNAQHGYFLLRFHRHGKWTLQCMITGHYLESDGENVFCNSRILSAYHMWAPRPALHVHVMLYSPITRCYVRASPEQGCIWVDAPVPYLEECGFLLHFHDGLYHFESSSHHFLSQNDRLVSRPSPQTGFHLQFRPGGQIALGNGEGCFLYPQGSHALLALGSNPMGGEEWFILQHCTAWITIRSKNRKLVTIISELEVCAKSERMSPMSFFQYESNLNCNAIQLRSVTGQYLVQRSHRAIVGDGQKLEPGATFCVNWNGGKIVLRAANGRYVGVTSNGFLIATSLHPGPREEFRIRLVNRPFLALRGRYGYVGTSSEHDQLQCNMDQPDCIQLLPCRQSIYHFQAQGGTFWSLTAYGTFRPWGKFALNFCLELQGNNLLAVLAPNGYYLRADSSGVLLADSEAITKECLWEF; from the exons ATGGAGGAGGAAGACTGGATGCATCATGGGTCCCAGTCAGAGGACCAGAAGATCGGTCTTATCAGCTGGGCTGGCACCTATCTAACAGCTAACAACTATGGAAATAAAATCACTGCTGTAGCTAAAAGCTTAGGAAGGAGACAG ACCTGGGAAACAGTTGTATGCAACGAACAGGATGAGGATTTTCAGGCCGTGGTGCGCCTACAGAGTATCTATGGCCACATCTTGCTGCCAGATGGAGATGGCTCAGTCTATTGTGGGTGGCCCCGGAATGCACAGCATGGCTACTTCTTGCTTCGTTTCCACCGCCATGGCAAGTGGACCCTGCAGTGCATGATCACTGGCCACTATCTGGAGTCTGATGGTGAGAATGTATTCTGCAACTCAAGGATACTCTCGGCCTACCACATGTGGGCCCCACGACCAGCCTTGCATGTCCACGTGATGCTCTACAGTCCAATTACCCGTTGCTATGTCCGGGCCAGTCCTGAGCAAGGTTGCATTTGGGTAGATGCACCTGTGCCTTACTTAGAGGAATGTGGTTTCCTGCTGCACTTTCATGATGGGCTCTACCACTTCGAATCTTCTTCCCACCATTTCCTGTCCCAAAATGATAGGTTGGTCAGCAGGCCGTCACCACAAACAGGCTTTCACCTTCAGTTCCGGCCTGGTGGGCAGATAGCTTTGGGCAATGGGGAGGGATGCTTCCTATACCCACAGGGCTCCCATGCCCTCCTGGCTCTGGGTTCCAATCCCATGGGTGGAGAGGAGTGGTTTATACTACAGCACTGCACAGCCTGGATCACCATCAGATCTAAGAATCGGAAACTCGTCACCATCATTTCGG AATTGGAAGTCTGTGCTAAATCTGAAAGGATGAGCCCTATGTCTTTCTTCCAGTATGAGAGTAATCTAAACTGTAATGCCATTCAGCTCCGTTCAGTCACTGGTCAATACTTGGTACAG AGGTCACATAGGGCAATAGTGGGAGATGGGCAAAAACTAGAGCCTGGAGCTACTTTCTGCGTGAACTGGAACGGTGGCAAGATTGTTCTGCGGGCTGCTAATGGACGCTATGTGGGTGTGACATCCAATGGGTTCTTGATAGCCACTTCATTGCATCCAG GACCCCGTGAAGAATTTAGGATCCGCTTAGTTAATAGACCCTTCCTGGCATTACGAGGTCGCTATGGCTATGTGGGTACATCATCAGAACATGACCAACTGCAGTGCAACATGGACCAGCCAGACTGCATCCAGCTACTGCCTTGCCGGCAAAGCATTTACCATTTCCAGG CACAAGGTGGCACCTTCTGGTCCCTGACAGCCTATGGCACCTTCCGTCCCTGGGGAAAATTTGCTCTCAACTTCTGTCTTGAACTACAAGGCAACAACCTACTTGCTGTGCTGGCCCCCAATGGCTACTACCTACGGGCAGACAGCAGTGGTGTCCTGCTAGCTGACAGTGAGGCCATCACCAAGGAGTGTCTCTGGGAATTTTAG